The Gorilla gorilla gorilla isolate KB3781 chromosome 23, NHGRI_mGorGor1-v2.1_pri, whole genome shotgun sequence genomic interval gacctcgtgatctgcacacctcggcctcccaaagtgctgggattacaggcgtgagccaccacgcccagccttctctgGATTGTTTtatcctggacatttcatacacATAGAATCATACGATAGGCTGccttttgtgtcttctttcagTAAGCAGAATGTATTCATGTGCCTTCGTGTTGTGACATGTATCCGTACCTCACCTGTTTATGGCTGAGTAAcatccattgtgtgaatataactcatttttcatttatcagttgatggacagatgggttatttccatttattggctactatgaatagtgCCACTTGAAATATTCAtgttcaagtttttgtgtgaacatatcttttatttctcctgggtgtacacctaggagtggaattgctaggccaTATTGTAAACCTGTGCATAACTgtctgaggaactgccaaatcTTTTGTATTTGTACAAGCAATGTAGGAAGGTCTCAATTTCCCCACATTATTGCCaacacttgtttgttttttccaaaaaatCAGAAAGCATTTATTACACTGAAATGCGTACATTTCTATGCCACTCAGTATAATTTCAAGTTTGATCAGCATCTAAGTATTTTTACCCCACTTCTAACACCTGATGAGGAAATCAAAATAAGCACACAGCATTAAATGACATTTATTGTTTCATAAATCTTGAGACCCGAAAAGGAATGGTAAATCGACAagcaaaacttttaaaacaagagataagggccaggcactgtggcttatacctgtaatctcagcactttgggaggtcaaggtgggcgaatcacctgaggtcaggagctcaagaccagcctggccaacacggtgaaaccccgtctctacaaaaattagctgggcatgatggcaggtacctgtaatcccagctacctgggaggctgaggcaggagaatctcttgaagcctggaggcggaagttgtggtgagctgagatctcactactgcactacagcctgggcgacaagagccagactccatctcagaaaaaaaaaaaaaaaaaaaaagataagctcACTTCTTTCTCCAGTGAGTGGCATAGAAAACATGTAGTCACATGAGAGCAATGGGAAAAAGTTAGAAAGTTCTCTGCCTATAAGGTCTATAGGAGTTACAGATATTTTCAAATCGAAGATGAAAATAGACCGTGCTTCTTTGTAGCAAATAATTAACCCCCTTtatgaataaaacataaaatgtcaaagcttTTACCCTCTGAGGTGGTTTGTCTTCTGGGAGAGATTTCAAACTCAAAATTACTCATTTCCTATTTTTGCCTGAACAAAGATGAGGATCAAATAGTACATTCAAACCTGGGTAAATGAACACAGATGCTACAATTAAAATGAAgcttaactaaaaaaaaatttgggctgggcatggtggctcatgcctgtaatcccagcactttgggaggctgaggtgggcaaatcacaaggtcaagagatcaagaccagcctggccaacatggtgaaaccctgtctctactgaaaatacaaaaattagctgggcatggtggtgcatgcctgtagtcccagctactcaggaggctgaggcggagaattgcttgaacctgggagggggaggttgtagtgagccgagatcatgccattacactacagcctgacgacagagcgagactccgtctcaaaaacaaacaaaaaaaatcagaattattgtaatttttatttgtgacTCCACTTTTCCTTTTCTGCAGGGCTAGactaaattcatttaaaataattataaatctattTTGGTGGATACACAACATGTAAAGTTGTAATTTGTGATATGAGTAACGTAAAATGGACAGGCACAAAGCTGCATAAGAGTGAAGTTTTAGTATGTGATTTAAGTTAAGTTGATACTAATTCAAATTAGATTGTGATAACTTCAGGATATTATATGTAATCTCCatgaaaatcacaaagaaaatacgTAAAGAATATAGatgaaatgagaaaggaatcaaatagtgtaagtattttaaaagtcagtCATGGAAGGACCAGAAAATTCATAGataatgtggaaattaaacaacacactgtTAAAAGCCCAATAAGTCAAAGATGAAATcccaagggaaattagaaaatgtcctgagaaaaatgaaaatggaaacacaacatacccaaACTTCCGGCAGGCAGccaaagcagtactaagaggtaGATGCATAGTGATAATTGCtgacattaaaaatgaagaaacatttcaaatcaACAACTTTATACCTTACATaactagaaaaagaagggcaaaCTAAACTGAAGCTAGCAGAATGAAGGCAATGATAAAGCTTAAAGCAGAGATAAACAAttgaaaaccaataaaaataggtaaattagaTAACAAAAAGGACATTACTAATAGAGTGagaaggcaacctatggaatgggagaaaatatttgcaaaccatatatctgataaggggttaatatccagaatatgtaaagaaatcccagatgggcacagtggctcatgcctgtaatcccagcactttgggaggctgaggcaggtggatcacctgaggtcaggtgtttgagaccagcctggtgaacatggtgaaaccctgacccttctaaaaatacaaaaattaagccaggcatggtggctggcgcctgtaatcccagcattttgggaggctgaggcgggcagatcgcttgagcccaggagttggagaccagcctgggcaacacggcaaaacccatctctagttttttttaaaaaaggaaaaaaaatcaaagaggagaaaacacttcctaactcattatATAAGGCCCTCcttaccctgatgccaaaaagagacaaagatgcTACAAGAACATAAAACTACAGTATCCTTTATCAATATtaattcaaaaatcaatgaaatactagcaaaccttATACCATAATGAATGGATTATATAGCAGGAGCACATGGAATTTTTTCTCAGAATGGAAGGATCGTTCAACATAGGAAAATCAGTCAAAGTAATAcaccacattaatagaatgaaggagaaaaaagcaCATGGTAGAGAAAAAGCTTTGACAAAACTCAACTCATTTTTGATAAAAACAAGGAATGGCCGAAAACTCCCTTAACATAAAAAAGACAtagatgacaaacccacagctaacaccaTACTCAATGCTGAAAAACTCAAAGCTTTTCCCCTAAGGCTATAAACTAGACAATGATATTGGCTTTCATGACCTTAATAAATTATTGTGGTAAGAAAACCCATGAGACATACCCTCCTAACTACTTTTTGTTTTCGTgggggtattttttgttttttgttttttgttttttgttttttgttttgagacagaatctcgctgtgttgcccaggctggagtgcagtggtgcgatatcggtTCACCACAACCACTGcctttgggttcaagcaattctcctgcctcagcctctcgagtagctgggattgcaagcaccagccaccatgcctggctaatttttgtatttttagtagagacagggtttcaccatgttggccaggctggtctgaaactcctgacctcaggtaatccgcccacctcggcctcccaaagtgttgggattacaggagtgagccaccgtgcccagcctacttttttttttttaagtgtagagAATAGTACTGTTAATTATAGATATGTTGGTATACAGCAGATCTCTGGCACTTAATTCATCTTGCTTAACTGAAACTTCATGCCTGCTTATTAGATATTTTCCCTttcccccagtccctggcaaccaccaatccaCTCATTGATTCTATGTATTTGATCATCTTAGATACCTAATATAATtggaattatgcagtatttgtccttctgtaacTGGCTTACTTCACCTAgggtaatgtcctcaaggttcatccacgttgtcgcatattgcagaatttcttgattttaaaaagctgaataatattctgttggaTGTGTATACCATGTTGTCTTTATGCATCCACTGAGAACATTAGGTTTTTTCTGTATCTTAACTATTGTGAATagaatttatgaacatggaagtgcaggtATCTGAGATGCTGATTTcaattttggataaatacccagaaatagaattgctagatcattttgtagttctatttttaactttttaaagaagctccatactgttttacatagcagctgcaccattttgcatcctcaccagcagcataaaagggttccaatttctccatatttttgccagcacttgttatctttttttttttttttttaaaggcaatccTGACAGGTGTggggtgatatttcattgtggggttttgtttgcattttcctgataattagtgaatgttgagtatttttcatatacctgttggctatttaTATGCTGTTTTGGAAGAAGTCTTTAGCTCATTTTTAATTGGTTGGtttatttttgctattgatttgtaggagtttCTTACATATGTTGGAAATTAACCCCACTTTTTCTATTTagtatagtattggaagtcccagccagagtaATTAggtaagaaatagaaataattcagctgggcgcggtggctcacgcctgtaatcccagcactttgggaggccgaggcgggcggatcacgaggtcaggagattgggaccacggtgaaaccctgtctctactaaaaatacaaaaaattagccaggcgcggccgggcacggtggctcacgcctgtaatctcagcactttgggaggccaaggtgggtggatcacttaagatcaggagttcgagactagcctgatcaacatggtgaaaccccatctctagtaaaaaaaaaaaaaaaaaaaaaaaaaaaaaaattagctaggcttggtggctcaagcctgtaatcccagctacttgggaggctgaggcaggagaatcacttgaacccaggaggcagaggttgcagtgagcttagatcacaccattgcacttcagcctgggccacaagagcgaaactccatctcaaaaaaaaaaaaaaatatgtattcaagataacataatcttatatgtcaaaatttttaatttccaccAAAAAAACACAGCGCTAATAAAGGAATTCATCAAAATTGTTGTGTACAattcaatacacaaaaatcagttggaaTTCTATAAACAAGCAGTGAACAAttcaaaaggaaattaagaaaaattatgtttacattaacatcaaagagaagaaaatacttaagaattagcttaaccaaggagatgaaacgTGTataaactgaaaactacaaacattgctgaaggaaatgaaagagaacgtaaataaatggaaaggcaaCACGTTTATGGTTTGGAAGACTGACTATTGTTAAAACGACAGTGCTGTACTACCTAAAGTGATCTctagattcaatgcaatgcccATCCAAATCCCAACAGTGCTttctgcagaaatagaaaaacccatcCAAAAACTAATATACAGTCACCAGGGACCCCGAATAgacaaaacaatctttaaaaagatgACCAAAGATTTATACTTCCTAATTTCttcaaaactacagtaatcaagacaatatgGGACTTTTGTAAGGaaagaaatatagaccaatgtaatagaattgagaACCTAGAGATAAACCCTAACATacatggtcaaatgattttccacaggatgccaagaccattcaagacagaaagaatagtctttttcaGCAAACGGTGCTGGGTAAACAGGATATccacatggaaaagaatgaagatgGTACATTGCCTAACACCATATAAccataactcaaaatggatcagagaTGTAAGTGTAAGAGCTAAAAACTCtacaactcttagaagaaaagatGGGGGACAagtttcatgacattggatttggcaataatttcttgaCTGTGGcactaaaagcacaggcaacaaaagaaaaaataaattggacttcatcaaaatttaaacctTTTGTGTATAAAAGGACTTTACTAAGTGAGTTAAAAGACAAtacacagaatgggataaaatacttTATCAGAGACACTACATCTGGAAACTGCAAATCATGAAAGGACTGAGAATGTTTGAGGGTCAGGTAAAATTATGGTTAAAATATGGTTaaaggctgggtacggtggctcactcctgtaatcccagcactttgggagggcgaggtgggtggatcacgaggtcaggagttctagaccagcctggccaatatggtgaaaccccatctctactaaaaatacaaaaattagctgggcgtggtggtgggtgcctgtaatcctaactacctgggaggctgacacaggagaatcacttgaacccgggagttggaggttgcagtgagccaagatcacgccactgcactccagcctgggcaacagagcaaggctccgtctcaaaaaaaaaaaaaaaaaaaaagggtaaaatgAGGGAAGAGCagtgggagatggaggtgggtgTTTGGGTGTAAGTAGGGTTTGATTGTGAAGGCTTTGTGTGTGTCCTGGACTAAAATATGTGCCCTTTATCCTCCTGGACATGAGCagtcgacttttttttttttgagatggtgtctcgctctgtcatccaggctggagttcaagggcgctatcttggctcactgcaagctccgcctcccgagttcacaccattctcctgcctcatcctcccgagtagctgggtctacaggcgcccaccaccacacccggctaatttttttgttttttgggggttttttttagtagagactgggtttcactgtgttagccagaatggtctcgatctcctgacctcgtgatctgcccgcctcagcctcccaaagtgctgggattacaggcgtgagccaccgcgcccggccgagcaGTCAACTTCTTAACCCATTAGTAAATTGCAGGCAGTGGTGAATCGTGATTGGACTCCTGCTTTAGAAACCTCCACACAGTCTCGCGCCTGCAGCCCGTCCCGCGCCAGCCGCTGCGGCCTGCACCGGACCCAGAGCCGCCATGCCCAAGTGCCCCGCGTGCGACAAGGTGTACTTCGCCGAGAGGGTGACCTCTCTAGGCAAGGACTGGCATCGGCCCTGCCTGAAGTGTGAGAAATGTGGGAAGACGCTGACTTCCGGGGGCCACGCTGAGCATGAAGGCAAACCCTACGGCAACCACCCCTGCTACGCCGCCATGTTTGGGCCTAAAGGCTTTGGGCGGGGTGGACCCGAGAGCCATACTTTCAAGTAAACTTGGGTGGGGGAGACTCCATTCTTGGCCGCTTCCTGGGCCACTGTCCAGGCAAATGCCAGGCCTCGCCCCCAGATGCCCAGGGCTCCCTTGTAGCCCCTAATGCTGTCAATAAACCTGAAcacttgggagaaaaaaaaaacaactccacaCAAACAGCTGAGTGGAGAATGGACTTGAGTGGCAGATCTagtgaaagataaagaaaattcaCAGGAGACCTTGTGGGGCTCTAGGAAGGAGATTGAGACAGAGGTGGGGTTTCTGGGTGGAGATGAAAGGTTTGAGGGAAGATTAGAGGTGAAGCCTGCGGAGAGGCAAGCATTAAGAGCAACCCTAAGACTTCAAGCCCCAGAGCCTGATCTGAGTGCATGAGGCCACGATTGATGGAAGGAAATTTAGAGCAGGACCAGATGATGTGGGCAACAGGGAGAACCAGGAGTTCACTTTGGAATGGGATGTCTTTGGTGCATTCAGGACTCTGTGTCAAGATGTCTAACAGGCAGTGGGAGAGTGGGATGTGCAGACTGGTCAGGAGTGAAATCTGGGCCaggcaatcctagcactttgggaggccgcggcgggcggatcacttgaggtcaggagttcaaaaccagccaggccaacgtggtgaaaccccgtctttactaaaaatacaaaatttagtgaggtgtggtgacgggtgcctgtaatccccgctactcaggaggctgagccaggagaatcacttgtacctgggaagtggaggttgcagtgagccgagattgtgccactgcactcctgcctgggtgacagagcaagactgtctccaaaaaaaaaaaaaaaggagatctgGGCTGGAGTTATCCATGTGGGAATCCTTCTCTTCAGGAACACGGTTTGAGCACCTGCCCTGTACCGGTCACTGGGTGTGGTGTCAGGGATGCCTCTGTGAATGAGATGCCATGGGCTCATCACCAGGAAGGGGGCACACAAGCACTGGGCATCTCCTGTGAAAGTACTGTGCTAAATGGCCCCAAGCAGTGGTCAAAGAGCCCCACATCCAGTCTGGGCACTTCAGGAAGCATCCCTGAGGAAGAGCCACGTGAGTGGAGACTTGGGGAATTGGCAGGGGTCAGCCAGGCACAGACAGATGAGAAAGAtgcctgaggaaaaaaaaacatgtgcAGAGGCCAGACTGAGAGAGCGCAGGCCCTGCAGGCACATAGAGACATTCAGTGCGGCTGAAGCACAGGGACCGGGGACCTGGAGTGGAGGTTGGCCACAGAGATGGGGCTGGAGGAACGGACGAAAACTTGATGAGCCAGGCAAGTGGAGGGTTGGGACTTCACCCAGTGGACCCTTGCATCCAAAGtcttatatgtttttctttttttttttttttgagatggaatcttgctctgttgcccaggctggagtggagtggtgcaatcttggctcactacaacttccgcctcccaggttcaagcaattctcctgcctcagcctcccaagtagctgggactacaggtgtctgccacaacgcctggctagtttttgtatttttagtagagatgggggtttcaccatatcggccagggtggtctcgaactcctgaccttgtgattcaccagctttggccttccaaagtgctggggttacaggcataagccactgcacccggccttatatttttcttaattctggAAAGTTCTcagttgcttttctttctctctcaaagaCTTCGGTTCCATGAAGCGGAGTTAATCACACTCCTTAGTTCATGGTGTTCTGCCATCTGCAGACTGCCCAAGACCGTCTCTTATGTTCTTTATCTACTTTTCCCatcccattcctccttccttccccaacaCATCATTAAATACATATGGCTCCTGGGGAATATACGGTGATGTTttatgcatatgcatgtgtataaaatttacataaatgcaATGGGACTTAGTCTTTAATCTTCCCCCTCACCCATTTtggctctgttttttgttttttttttgtttttttttttttttccttttttttggagacagagtctggctcggtcacctaggctggagtgcagtggcgcgatctcagctcactgcaaactccatttgGCTCTATTTTTAAAGCTCTTCGTTTCTtcttgagatgtagtctcactcttactgtccaggctggagtgcaatggttggtctcagctcactgcaacctccgcctccttggttcaagcgattctcctgcctcagcctcccgagtagctggggattacaggtgcccaccaccacgcctggctaatttttgtatttttagtagagatggggtttcaccatgttggccaggctggtcttgaactcctgacctcaggtgatccacccacctcggcctcccaaagtgctcggattacaggcataagccaccgctccTGTCCAAAGCTCTTCGTTTCTATGTGCACACCCAATTCATGACATCTGGCTGCTGCTCACATACTCCTGTAATcatggacacctaggttgcttCCAACTCCCAAGCACTACAAAGGAGCAGCACGAGGGAACTCAAGAGTTGACGGAACTGTCCTGTACCTTAACTGTAGTGGTGGATACATGactgtatgcatttgtcaaaactcatagatcTATACATCTAAAATATTGAATTTCACTGTATGTaactttaaaaattcaatgaaaataCGGTGGTGGTGAACATCCCTTCAACTTCCTTCTTATAGATGAGAATTTCTCTAATTCAGGGTTTCctggcactactgacattttgagcTGTAGAGTTCTTTGTGGTGGGAGGGCTGTTCTATGCATGGCAGGATGGTGAgctgcatccctggcctctacccactagacacCACTAGCATCTCCCCACCCAAGTTGTGAACCAAAAATGTGTCCATACATTGTCAAATGCACTCCGAGATCAAAACAGTCTTTTGGAAGCCACTACCCCACCCTCTTGTGTACCAGGATATCTAGgtacatatttacataaatatgagTTTACATCATAAATTTGTGTCAAAGCAGGCACAGAGCTCAGTTTTCCTGTTTATCAGTATAGTTATTGTGAAGCATGCTACACTACAACAGAAGAACGTAGTAATACGTGAATGCATCAGTTAATCACCAAATAACCACCCATATAATCACAGCCCAGGCCAAGAAGCCTCTCCCATGACCTACCTTCTGTTTCATTCTCTCCTTAAGCAGTGTCAAACATGCTGCTATACCCATCCTGAGTTATTTGTtatgtttttcagttttggaatCTCCAAACTGGTTCTTTTCTACAGTTTGCTCAACATTTAAATTTTACCTCTTGGAATACTGTTGATAACTCACATGACTTGAGCACCTATGGTTCTATTTCTGTTGTCTTGTTTCCTCGGCTTTGTCTTATTGTCCTCTTATATTGGTTGCTGTTGAACAAGTACCATATATTGCATGGAAATATTAGATTGATGACAAAGATGTTAGTATCCTGCAGAGAGACTGTTTGCTTCTGGCTGATGACTGTGGGGTATTAACGATCCAGGTGGTTTAAAGGTGGGTTCTGTACTGGGAAGTCTTATCTTTGTCAAGCTCCTTACTACACCGTATCCCTGAGGGTCTCAAACCAGAGTGTGCAAGTTACCTACAACCCTCCATGCTGCTACTGGActtcagtatttttttcaaacagaCTCACAAATATGTCAAAACAAACCTGACTTCTCACTCAGTGGCTCCTTCCAGAATCTGTGGCATAAGAAGCAGTCCCAAATACCAGGGTCATATTCCTGATTTCCTTCTGCCAGATATTGGCACTGTTTTCTCTGCTTTCCCATCCCTTTTGTTAAATATAGTGAACCCcaagtttctcttcaaagaatcagtatgtcactgtgttcagctctcttagattctccattttaaagtttaacttcctggTTCCCTTTGCCCACTTGCTTCTAGTTTTGGTAAACAACTTTCACACCAGTCTTAATCAGTAGTTGGCGTCTgttcccctggtcacctgctctaTCCTGACTCACCCCTGGTAAACTTGCTCTTACCTCAGTCGCCTTTAGTTACCTGTTCTAACCTTCCTTTCTGCCAAACTACTCACCCCACCACTCCAGCTTGTACtcctgctttttttaaaaaacagccaatcagaattagcttagactgtgtgGTCCAACCGTAACCAATAAGGGAatgacacagcagtaggggcCACCTGCATGAGGAATAAGAACTCCTTCTCTTCCCCTGTCCAGGTGTGCTCTCACCATTGTTCCATCTGCAATGAGCACTGTTtctgcagaaaataaaaactgccttgctgagaaaattaatgtTTGAGTGCTATTCCTTTGCAGCACCAGGGAACAAGCATTTTGTTTCTAACACTTTGATGCTGTTCaactttctaatattttcttcagcTTTGAGCTGTACTCAGTGCAAAGATCAATATGTTGTTTATTTGTTATTGCCAGAGTCAAGTTCATTTTTTGAATTATTGTATTGCTACATCATAGACTAAATGGATttcttatggatttttttttttttttttttttttgagacaggagtcttacACTCTGTCACcccgactggagtgcagcggtgcaattttgcctcacttcaacctctgcctcccaggttcaagggattctcctgcctcagcctaccaagtagctgggattacaggtatgtgccagcatgcccagctaatttttgtatttttaatagagacagggtttcaccatgttggccaggctggtcttgagctcctgatctcaagtgatccactcacttcagcctcccagagtgttgggattacaggcgtgagccaccacacccagccctgacaGACCTTTAATTAGCACTCCCAACCCTGGCTCAACAACGTGAAACTTAGGTGTTGTGATACATTACAGACATTTTTATCTGTAAGCCTCTGAAATGAGACTCGTCTTGGAAATATTGAATACCCAGCTTCCTTCACCCAATTTATAAAGAACTAATAGGCTAATTGGATATTTCCCTGGTCACAGCAGTATTTCTAGTTATCTTAGAAAAGCAACAAATTAGTATATTAGGAAggctaaaaacatttttaaaataacaagagCGAATCATGTTTAATTCATGTTAAAATCATTGATTTTAACACAAACAACTTTATTGAATCACATCATCTTAAATTTAACAGTGTTAGGAATAAATGATATATTGTATTTATGAACATTCAGAAAGTTTTAATGCCTACTTTCAGTTTGTTCTAAGAGATCTTTTTTAGACTTCTAGAAATTGATCATTATAAATCATATTCTAACTTAAGAACATGTTATCTTAGCATTTCTTAAATTACAGACCCAACTCAATGTTTATTGCTGTTGGCAGTAACTGCTCAGGAGGACATTACCTAGGTTACAATGTGTTTTCTAaagtcttt includes:
- the LOC101129074 gene encoding cysteine-rich protein 1-like, giving the protein MPKCPACDKVYFAERVTSLGKDWHRPCLKCEKCGKTLTSGGHAEHEGKPYGNHPCYAAMFGPKGFGRGGPESHTFK